The following proteins are encoded in a genomic region of Desulfocurvibacter africanus subsp. africanus DSM 2603:
- a CDS encoding sigma-54 interaction domain-containing protein, whose amino-acid sequence MRGMSEHELNKFVGKILNTMNDGFFLVSPDGRIAMVNDALCRLLGYERDDLLGKPCTVLKCDVCAKSRAEGGEHWCRLFDATEETRKQCCLVRKDGGLVKVLKNASVLRDGERIVGGVETITDVTELCKREETIQDLKRILDADDTFMGMVGRSAAMQRTFTLLDKAAQSDAPVLLLGESGTGKELAARAIHELGPRKEGPFIQLNCAALNESLLESELFGHAKGAFTGAYRHRQGRFEAADNGDFFLDEVGDVPLPTQVKLLRVLETKSFERVGDHKPITADARIISATNRNLEDMVRRGEFREDLYFRIAVIPIRLPPLRERREDIPLLTEAFIRKLNDKSSQKVAGLSPEAMQLFVSHDWPGNVRELKSALEYAFVVADHEIIRPEHLPPAVSRENVCATRAVDRGPDTLGPQHAAASGGRHEPLEVVQGEEPAEKAALVEALRKAGGNKSETARILGINRVTVMNRMRKYGVEMKKVLSS is encoded by the coding sequence ATGCGCGGAATGAGCGAGCACGAGTTGAACAAGTTTGTGGGCAAGATCCTCAACACCATGAACGACGGGTTCTTCCTGGTCAGCCCGGACGGCCGCATCGCCATGGTCAACGATGCCCTGTGCCGACTGCTGGGCTATGAGCGCGATGACCTGCTTGGCAAGCCCTGCACGGTGCTCAAGTGCGATGTGTGTGCCAAGTCGCGAGCCGAGGGCGGCGAGCACTGGTGTCGCCTGTTCGACGCCACCGAGGAGACCCGCAAGCAATGCTGTCTGGTGCGCAAGGACGGCGGGCTGGTCAAGGTACTCAAGAACGCCTCGGTGCTGCGGGACGGCGAGCGCATCGTGGGCGGCGTGGAGACCATCACGGACGTCACCGAGCTGTGCAAGCGCGAAGAGACCATCCAGGACTTGAAACGCATCCTGGATGCCGATGACACCTTCATGGGCATGGTCGGCAGGTCCGCGGCCATGCAGCGCACCTTTACGCTGCTCGACAAGGCCGCGCAAAGCGACGCGCCCGTGCTGCTGCTCGGCGAATCGGGCACGGGCAAGGAATTGGCCGCTCGGGCCATCCACGAGCTTGGGCCACGCAAGGAAGGCCCGTTCATTCAGCTCAACTGCGCCGCGCTCAACGAATCGCTCCTGGAAAGCGAGCTGTTCGGCCACGCCAAGGGCGCCTTCACTGGAGCCTATCGCCATCGCCAGGGCCGTTTCGAGGCCGCCGACAACGGCGACTTCTTCCTGGACGAGGTGGGCGACGTGCCCCTGCCCACGCAGGTCAAGCTGCTGCGCGTGCTGGAGACCAAAAGCTTCGAGCGCGTGGGCGACCACAAGCCCATCACGGCCGACGCGCGCATCATATCGGCCACCAACCGCAACCTGGAGGACATGGTCCGCCGGGGCGAGTTCCGCGAGGACCTCTATTTCCGCATCGCAGTCATCCCTATCCGGCTGCCGCCGCTGCGCGAGCGGCGCGAGGACATCCCGCTGCTGACCGAAGCCTTTATCCGCAAGCTCAACGACAAGAGCAGCCAGAAGGTGGCCGGCCTGTCGCCCGAGGCCATGCAGCTGTTCGTGTCGCATGATTGGCCGGGCAACGTGCGCGAGCTGAAGAGCGCCCTGGAGTACGCCTTCGTGGTCGCGGATCACGAGATCATCCGGCCCGAACACCTGCCGCCCGCCGTGAGCCGCGAGAACGTTTGCGCCACGCGCGCCGTCGATCGCGGGCCGGACACGCTGGGGCCGCAGCACGCAGCGGCCTCGGGCGGACGCCATGAACCCCTGGAGGTCGTCCAGGGCGAAGAGCCCGCCGAAAAGGCCGCCCTGGTGGAGGCCTTGCGCAAGGCAGGCGGCAACAAGTCCGAAACCGCGCGCATCCTTGGCATCAACCGCGTGACCGTGATGAACAGGATGCGCAAGTACGGCGTGGAGATGAAGAAGGTGCTCAGTTCGTAG
- a CDS encoding c-type cytochrome, with protein MNRRFVSIIAALVMIVTVSAVALAEGGNARKGKYLYRKNCRTCHGTTASDLSPMSKTQAEWTKVFAKPETIPCNKEWKATVNGQDLTDINSYLYDYAKDSPTPAKCS; from the coding sequence ATGAACCGCAGATTCGTTTCCATCATCGCCGCGCTGGTAATGATCGTCACTGTATCCGCCGTGGCTCTGGCTGAAGGCGGCAACGCGCGCAAGGGCAAGTACCTGTATCGCAAGAACTGCCGTACCTGCCACGGCACGACAGCCAGCGACCTGTCGCCCATGTCCAAGACCCAGGCCGAATGGACCAAGGTCTTCGCCAAGCCCGAGACCATTCCCTGCAATAAGGAGTGGAAGGCCACGGTTAACGGGCAGGATCTGACCGATATTAACTCGTACCTTTACGATTACGCCAAGGACTCTCCAACTCCGGCCAAGTGCAGCTAG
- a CDS encoding molybdopterin-containing oxidoreductase family protein, whose product MTPNKARRISRRGFLKAAGAVAAGLAAARPETVAAVAGSPAATITEWESRFSACDMCFNRCGLIARVENGVVRKLDPNPKFLKSRGMLCARGNAGIAQLYDPDRLKYPLLRVGERGEGKWKRISWDEALDLTAQSLQAIRKEYSPSGVMFMAGSDMQSSFVNRFAEVFGSFNVTSHESNCLMSNTRAYLDTFGEVPFPDVLNSKYVLMAGANRFEALVTPDSMDLMTAMRERGCKLVVLDPRFTKTAALAHEWWPIKPGTDMAFMLACMHVITSENLYDKAWVAEKTYGIEQLTQHVKQYDPRWAEGETGIPAADIARMAREMAAVAPQAMVYPGRRSSDYVNSTQIRRSFAMLNALLANWDRPGGLLGAREVGLGSGIPFSAPWYDENPFERADAGIAPLMIEHEGSYVLLREAVLKGEPYPLKGFFSFKVNPLATAPDRAKSIEMMKAFDFSVVVDIAMSDTAWFADLVLPAPSYLERMDPASALQGSSACACVVDRDPVVPAMFESRPVFDICKALAQRLELGEFFDFDMAAFRKAQLKDLPGAEKALAEDGVYYNPSKVYGIYEGRIYKTKSQKIEFFNQRYADEGLDPMPVYNAPKAVPDGMFRMVVGRSAVYTHSATNNTLLRQLEPDCLLWINPKRADALGIKDGDAVIVQSAVGKGQAKALVTEAIRADTAYMPTGFGALSKGLSLAHGNGASMAGVLESNFDAISGNAAMHETFVTVTRKA is encoded by the coding sequence ATGACCCCGAACAAGGCCAGACGCATCAGCAGGCGGGGATTTCTCAAGGCCGCCGGCGCCGTGGCGGCCGGACTGGCCGCCGCCAGGCCCGAGACCGTGGCGGCCGTGGCCGGCTCTCCGGCGGCGACGATTACCGAGTGGGAGTCGCGCTTCTCCGCCTGCGACATGTGCTTCAACCGTTGCGGGCTAATCGCCCGCGTTGAGAACGGGGTGGTGCGCAAGCTCGACCCCAACCCCAAGTTTCTCAAGTCGCGTGGCATGCTCTGCGCGCGCGGCAACGCCGGCATCGCCCAGCTTTACGATCCCGACAGGCTCAAGTACCCGCTGCTGCGCGTCGGCGAGCGCGGCGAAGGCAAGTGGAAGCGCATCTCCTGGGACGAGGCCCTGGACCTGACCGCCCAAAGTCTGCAAGCCATCCGCAAGGAGTACAGCCCGAGCGGCGTGATGTTCATGGCCGGATCGGACATGCAGTCCTCGTTCGTGAACAGGTTCGCCGAGGTCTTCGGCTCCTTCAACGTGACCTCCCACGAGTCCAACTGCCTCATGTCCAACACACGGGCCTACCTGGACACCTTCGGCGAGGTGCCCTTCCCGGACGTGCTCAATTCCAAGTACGTGCTCATGGCCGGGGCCAACCGCTTCGAGGCCCTGGTCACGCCCGACTCCATGGACCTCATGACGGCCATGCGCGAACGCGGCTGCAAGCTCGTGGTGCTCGATCCGCGTTTCACCAAGACCGCTGCCCTGGCCCACGAATGGTGGCCCATCAAGCCCGGCACGGATATGGCCTTCATGCTCGCCTGCATGCACGTCATCACCTCCGAGAACCTCTACGACAAGGCCTGGGTCGCCGAGAAGACCTACGGCATCGAGCAGCTCACGCAACATGTGAAGCAGTACGACCCGCGCTGGGCCGAGGGCGAGACCGGCATCCCGGCCGCTGACATCGCTCGCATGGCCCGCGAAATGGCCGCCGTAGCGCCGCAGGCCATGGTCTACCCTGGCCGCCGCAGCTCGGACTACGTGAACTCCACGCAGATTCGGCGCAGCTTCGCCATGCTCAATGCCCTGCTAGCCAACTGGGACCGCCCCGGCGGGTTGCTGGGCGCGCGCGAGGTTGGCCTGGGCTCCGGCATCCCCTTTTCCGCACCCTGGTATGACGAGAACCCCTTCGAGCGCGCCGACGCGGGTATTGCGCCGCTCATGATCGAGCACGAAGGCTCCTATGTGCTCCTGCGCGAGGCCGTGCTCAAGGGCGAGCCTTACCCGCTTAAGGGTTTCTTCTCCTTCAAGGTCAACCCGCTGGCCACGGCCCCGGACCGGGCCAAGTCCATCGAGATGATGAAGGCCTTCGACTTTTCCGTGGTCGTGGACATAGCCATGAGTGACACGGCCTGGTTCGCCGATCTGGTGCTGCCCGCCCCGAGCTACCTGGAGCGGATGGACCCGGCCTCGGCCCTGCAAGGCTCCTCGGCCTGCGCCTGCGTGGTGGATCGCGATCCAGTGGTGCCGGCCATGTTCGAGTCCCGGCCTGTGTTCGACATCTGCAAGGCCCTGGCTCAACGGCTGGAACTGGGCGAGTTTTTCGACTTCGACATGGCGGCTTTCCGCAAGGCCCAGCTCAAGGACCTGCCCGGCGCGGAAAAGGCCTTGGCCGAGGACGGCGTCTACTACAACCCGTCCAAGGTCTATGGCATCTACGAGGGCAGGATCTACAAGACCAAGTCGCAGAAGATCGAGTTCTTCAACCAGCGCTACGCCGACGAGGGGCTGGACCCCATGCCCGTGTACAACGCGCCCAAGGCCGTGCCCGATGGCATGTTCCGCATGGTCGTGGGCCGCAGCGCCGTCTATACGCATTCGGCCACCAACAACACGCTCCTGCGCCAACTGGAGCCAGACTGCCTGCTGTGGATCAATCCCAAGCGGGCTGATGCGCTGGGCATCAAGGACGGCGACGCCGTGATCGTGCAAAGCGCCGTTGGTAAAGGCCAGGCCAAGGCATTGGTCACCGAGGCCATCCGCGCCGACACGGCATATATGCCCACGGGCTTCGGAGCTCTGTCCAAGGGGCTGTCCCTGGCCCACGGCAACGGCGCGAGCATGGCCGGAGTGCTCGAATCCAACTTCGACGCGATCTCGGGCAACGCGGCCATGCACGAGACCTTCGTGACCGTAACCAGGAAGGCCTAA
- a CDS encoding 4Fe-4S dicluster domain-containing protein translates to MNKPQYAMVIDSSRCIDCKGCVASCKVANKVPEGHFRNWVKQSAPVVAVGKGAGQHFQPGACMHCDNPTCVQACPTGATWKDPTTGMVEIDRGLCIGCGNCIAACPYGARYRHATMRVADKCDYCAERRAHGLGPACVDTCPTKARVFGDINDPSSEAAILLAANQDRIVRVVNQKSDTKPNMYYIAATAPLDWTVEAKMPTPMKLMADALTPGLRVAVGFAGLGALAMLGRQLLTPASKEHDEDGQNDQGERVTERNAETEA, encoded by the coding sequence ATGAACAAGCCCCAATACGCCATGGTCATCGACTCGTCCCGCTGCATCGACTGCAAGGGCTGCGTGGCTTCCTGCAAGGTGGCCAACAAGGTGCCCGAGGGACATTTCCGCAACTGGGTCAAGCAGAGCGCTCCGGTTGTAGCTGTGGGCAAAGGTGCCGGACAGCACTTCCAGCCCGGCGCGTGCATGCACTGCGACAACCCCACCTGCGTGCAGGCTTGTCCCACGGGCGCGACCTGGAAGGACCCGACCACGGGAATGGTAGAGATCGACCGCGGCCTGTGCATCGGCTGCGGCAACTGCATAGCGGCCTGCCCCTACGGGGCGCGCTACCGCCACGCGACCATGCGCGTGGCCGACAAGTGCGACTACTGCGCCGAGCGCCGCGCCCACGGACTTGGGCCCGCCTGCGTGGATACCTGCCCGACCAAGGCCCGCGTGTTCGGCGACATCAACGACCCGAGCAGTGAGGCCGCCATCCTGCTGGCCGCCAACCAGGATCGCATCGTGCGCGTGGTGAACCAGAAGTCCGACACCAAGCCCAACATGTACTACATCGCCGCCACCGCGCCCCTGGACTGGACCGTGGAGGCGAAGATGCCCACGCCCATGAAGCTCATGGCCGACGCTCTCACGCCCGGCCTGCGCGTGGCCGTGGGATTCGCCGGACTTGGCGCGCTGGCCATGCTCGGCCGCCAACTCCTGACTCCGGCCAGCAAGGAGCACGACGAGGACGGCCAGAATGATCAAGGCGAGCGCGTCACCGAGCGAAACGCAGAGACGGAGGCCTAA
- a CDS encoding formate dehydrogenase subunit gamma — protein sequence MERRFYRHSRWDIFIHWLNAACWLLLLVTGLGLISNPDIDPLGGWYPAMLRAIFGGGANLLIFHIALGVVWIAGFVLYIAFNFRGALFFLRELFSVDLPRDALWMVKKPIQMTLGDAGLRKLGLSTDIPDQGFYNMGQKSFGQASVLGSLVLAVTGVVMVMSRTSLGEAQTGLVSWSILLHYLSAGLVFAGLIIHVYMAAISRDERPGFRSMFTGWVDENYAKHHHRLWWEKERAVAGVREEE from the coding sequence ATGGAACGCCGCTTCTACCGCCATAGCCGGTGGGACATCTTCATCCACTGGCTCAACGCCGCCTGCTGGCTGCTGTTGCTCGTCACGGGCCTGGGGCTCATCTCCAACCCGGACATCGATCCCCTGGGCGGCTGGTATCCGGCCATGCTTCGGGCCATATTCGGCGGCGGAGCCAACCTGCTGATCTTCCACATCGCTCTCGGCGTCGTCTGGATCGCGGGCTTCGTCTTGTACATCGCATTCAACTTCAGGGGCGCGCTGTTCTTCCTGCGCGAGCTGTTCAGCGTGGACCTGCCGCGCGACGCCTTATGGATGGTCAAGAAGCCCATCCAGATGACCCTGGGCGACGCCGGGCTGCGCAAGCTCGGCCTGAGCACGGACATTCCCGACCAGGGCTTCTACAACATGGGCCAGAAGTCCTTCGGCCAGGCCTCGGTGCTGGGCAGTCTCGTACTGGCCGTCACGGGAGTGGTCATGGTCATGTCGCGCACCAGCCTGGGCGAGGCGCAGACCGGCCTGGTGTCCTGGTCCATCCTGCTGCACTACCTGTCCGCCGGCTTGGTCTTCGCCGGGCTCATCATCCACGTGTACATGGCGGCGATCTCCCGCGACGAGCGGCCCGGCTTCCGCTCCATGTTCACGGGCTGGGTGGACGAGAACTACGCCAAGCACCACCACCGCTTGTGGTGGGAGAAAGAGCGTGCCGTCGCAGGTGTGCGGGAAGAGGAATAG
- a CDS encoding rhodanese-like domain-containing protein, whose translation MNTMRKQLTLLAVLAALLGLVATGCAAKSEAGTPAQAAASTNADGTAGELSPPSQTPAWYYKDLVDSAFVEQYVKMPRPENVLIIDSRPFKTKHALGYIPTSVSIPDSEFDKRTAELPKNKDALLIFYCEGYACKLSHNSAKKAAALGYTNVKVYAGGYPVWKTEGRYTAIGTPVVEEMMASGKPYLLVDARPFKTKFQQGSIPTAISLPDSDFEARKGQLPADKSIPLVFFCEGFTCKLSNESARKAEKLGYTNVMVYEAGYPAWIEAHGTGSAPMIVASDAGEGTIAVAQFEQTLKDNPSSIVIVDVRDADEFKAGHFKNARNIPVAELEKQLKSMPKDKPVVFVCSTGARSGEAYWMARDVRPDMDKVYFLDATVTYAKDGAYSIKAPKK comes from the coding sequence ATGAACACCATGCGCAAGCAACTGACCCTGCTGGCGGTGCTCGCAGCCCTGTTGGGCCTCGTCGCGACCGGCTGCGCGGCCAAGTCCGAAGCCGGGACACCGGCCCAGGCCGCGGCGAGCACAAACGCCGACGGCACGGCCGGCGAGCTGAGCCCGCCGTCCCAGACCCCGGCCTGGTATTACAAGGACCTCGTGGACAGCGCCTTTGTCGAGCAATACGTCAAGATGCCCCGGCCGGAGAACGTGCTCATCATCGACTCGCGGCCCTTCAAAACCAAGCACGCCCTCGGCTATATTCCCACGTCCGTGTCCATCCCGGACAGCGAGTTTGATAAGCGCACGGCCGAACTGCCCAAGAACAAGGACGCGCTGCTGATCTTCTATTGCGAGGGCTACGCCTGCAAGCTGTCGCACAATTCGGCCAAGAAGGCAGCGGCCCTGGGCTATACGAATGTGAAGGTCTACGCCGGCGGCTATCCGGTCTGGAAAACCGAGGGCCGCTACACGGCCATCGGCACCCCGGTCGTCGAGGAGATGATGGCCAGCGGCAAGCCTTACTTGCTCGTCGATGCACGTCCCTTCAAGACCAAATTCCAGCAGGGCAGCATTCCCACGGCCATCTCCCTGCCCGACTCCGACTTCGAGGCGCGCAAGGGCCAGTTGCCGGCCGACAAGAGCATCCCGCTGGTCTTCTTCTGCGAGGGCTTCACCTGCAAGCTGTCCAATGAATCGGCCAGGAAAGCCGAAAAGCTCGGCTACACGAACGTCATGGTCTACGAAGCCGGTTATCCGGCCTGGATCGAAGCCCATGGAACCGGTTCCGCTCCGATGATCGTCGCGAGCGATGCCGGTGAGGGCACCATCGCAGTCGCCCAGTTCGAGCAGACCCTCAAGGACAATCCCAGCTCCATCGTCATTGTCGACGTGCGCGACGCCGACGAGTTCAAGGCCGGCCATTTCAAAAACGCTCGCAACATCCCCGTGGCCGAACTGGAGAAGCAGCTCAAGTCCATGCCCAAGGACAAGCCCGTGGTCTTCGTGTGCTCCACCGGCGCGCGTAGCGGCGAAGCGTACTGGATGGCCAGGGATGTGCGGCCGGACATGGACAAGGTCTACTTCCTGGATGCCACCGTGACCTATGCCAAGGACGGCGCCTACTCCATCAAGGCGCCCAAGAAATAG
- a CDS encoding rhodanese-like domain-containing protein — protein sequence MTAHQLTPLAILWSILAVIFFSDAAQASPRPAWWADAQAQASNNGYVLVDDGEMEVLRREGRALLMDVRPDYEFAMGHVPGAINMEFHLGDQHELPMNRAKRLAELLGPDHGRTIVIYCRSFM from the coding sequence ATGACCGCTCATCAGCTAACCCCCCTTGCAATCCTCTGGTCCATCCTCGCCGTCATCTTTTTCTCGGACGCTGCCCAGGCTTCACCCCGTCCTGCCTGGTGGGCGGACGCGCAGGCCCAGGCCAGCAACAACGGCTACGTGCTGGTGGACGATGGCGAGATGGAGGTCTTGCGTCGGGAGGGCCGCGCCCTGCTGATGGACGTGCGGCCCGACTATGAATTCGCCATGGGCCACGTGCCAGGCGCCATAAACATGGAATTCCATCTGGGCGACCAGCACGAGCTGCCCATGAACCGGGCCAAGCGGCTGGCGGAGCTGCTGGGACCAGACCATGGCCGCACCATAGTCATCTATTGTAGAAGCTTCATGTGA
- a CDS encoding alkyl hydroperoxide reductase, translating into MRLGYHDVRRYPAGWQGWLAAHPDALPPEARPRLPGPGDTFPAELPEPFLDIDRRILGPGLEQADFLLLELHSSLCGCCQEELPVYQDLHARISADLELTQWLRMAGIAAYDTRRDLAKARRTGQIGYPLLPDERGEAFAALGRPELPVIMLLRRKEGIGRDYQVLLSHQGRLPKPDVFFEEVRRAVLSR; encoded by the coding sequence GTGCGCCTGGGTTATCACGACGTGCGGCGCTACCCTGCCGGCTGGCAGGGCTGGCTGGCCGCCCACCCAGATGCGCTGCCGCCCGAGGCGCGGCCCAGGCTGCCTGGTCCGGGCGACACCTTCCCCGCCGAGCTGCCCGAGCCGTTCCTGGATATCGATCGTCGCATACTGGGTCCAGGCTTGGAGCAGGCCGACTTCCTCCTGCTGGAACTGCACTCCAGCCTATGCGGCTGCTGCCAGGAGGAGCTGCCCGTGTACCAGGACTTGCACGCGCGCATTTCGGCCGACCTGGAGCTTACGCAGTGGCTGCGCATGGCAGGCATCGCGGCCTATGACACCCGACGCGATCTGGCCAAGGCCCGGCGCACGGGACAGATAGGCTATCCGCTTTTGCCCGACGAGCGGGGCGAGGCCTTCGCCGCCCTGGGCCGTCCGGAATTGCCGGTAATCATGCTGCTGCGAAGAAAGGAAGGAATCGGCAGGGATTATCAGGTGCTACTGTCTCACCAGGGGCGCTTGCCAAAGCCGGATGTGTTCTTTGAAGAGGTGCGGCGAGCCGTGCTCAGTCGCTGA
- a CDS encoding TorD/DmsD family molecular chaperone: MNSEYTASASRPDQACTPDAVRIDVLDLCAEIFQGPDLESFPALLGQELPDLARRAADCGSPLAEPLAFLIQVSPCMASSNDINASLADLESAYVSLFINARGGIQAPLYESCHTPNGGRLMGPPAEAMSERLVQAGLTLVEGLAEPPDHLSIELEYLAFLLTEALDEDNPALATLTRDFALQVLPAWRRWADTLESVIPAEPDTTRASTGGSIGRTPEAFFRSAARLTLAALNPVSD; the protein is encoded by the coding sequence ATGAACAGCGAATATACCGCTTCAGCATCCAGGCCAGACCAGGCATGCACGCCGGACGCCGTGCGCATCGACGTGCTGGACTTGTGCGCCGAGATATTCCAGGGTCCGGATCTGGAAAGCTTTCCCGCATTGCTGGGCCAGGAATTGCCCGATTTGGCCCGCCGCGCTGCGGATTGCGGAAGCCCTCTGGCCGAACCGCTGGCGTTTCTGATCCAAGTCTCCCCCTGCATGGCCTCCAGCAATGACATCAACGCCAGCCTGGCTGATCTGGAAAGCGCCTACGTTTCCTTGTTCATCAATGCGCGTGGCGGCATTCAGGCTCCGCTCTACGAGTCCTGCCATACGCCGAACGGCGGCAGACTCATGGGCCCGCCGGCCGAGGCCATGAGCGAGCGGCTGGTCCAGGCCGGTCTAACCCTGGTTGAGGGCTTGGCCGAGCCGCCCGATCACCTGTCCATCGAACTGGAGTACCTGGCCTTTCTCCTGACCGAAGCCCTTGACGAGGATAATCCCGCCTTGGCTACCCTGACCAGGGACTTCGCCCTGCAGGTCCTGCCTGCCTGGCGTCGCTGGGCGGATACCCTTGAGTCGGTCATTCCAGCGGAGCCGGATACAACCCGCGCCAGCACCGGCGGCTCCATCGGACGCACCCCCGAGGCCTTTTTCCGCTCGGCCGCCCGGTTGACGCTGGCTGCGCTGAACCCAGTCAGCGACTGA
- a CDS encoding metal-sensitive transcriptional regulator — protein MYVIPAMARRKVKRALRRKLLSASQEDAAPLDTIQQSVLARLRRIEGQVRGIQGMVANGTDCRDILVQVKAVRSALKAANGLILKRYLLGCHKQARENPTSNDAVAKLDESMRLLSSYLDS, from the coding sequence ATGTACGTTATCCCGGCCATGGCAAGACGTAAAGTCAAAAGGGCGCTACGCCGCAAGCTGCTATCGGCTTCCCAAGAAGATGCCGCGCCCCTGGATACTATCCAGCAGAGTGTGCTGGCCAGGTTACGCAGGATCGAAGGCCAGGTGCGCGGCATCCAGGGCATGGTCGCAAACGGTACGGACTGCCGGGACATCCTTGTGCAGGTCAAGGCCGTGCGTTCGGCGCTCAAGGCAGCCAACGGCCTCATCCTCAAACGTTATCTCCTGGGTTGCCACAAGCAAGCCCGGGAAAACCCGACCTCGAACGACGCAGTGGCCAAGCTGGATGAGTCTATGCGCCTGCTGTCCAGCTATCTGGACAGTTGA
- a CDS encoding 4Fe-4S dicluster domain-containing protein gives MNTKNKARFSRRAFLAAAAVGGAGLVLPGTARAAAKGEPLATLLDLSKCIGCEACVLACQETNGHKFPEPQKPFPKMYPARVKAEDWSERRDTTDRLTPYNWLFIQRATVEHQGQSLEINIPRRCMHCQNAPCANLCPFGACSTQANGIVRIDSGVCLGGAKCRQVCPWHIPQRQTGVGMYLKLMPGFAGNGVMYKCDRCFDRVAQGELPACIEACPAQVQSIGPRKEIVRRAHELAESMGGYIYGETENGGTNTLYVSPVPFEALNAALHAEHGETKPRAMASGFPHLGPVANSMANEENLGWAVLAAPVAGLVAGVVGLGRILKRGGKENDHD, from the coding sequence ATGAATACGAAGAATAAGGCCCGTTTCTCACGGCGCGCTTTCCTGGCCGCGGCGGCAGTGGGAGGAGCGGGGCTGGTCCTGCCCGGCACCGCGCGCGCCGCGGCCAAGGGAGAACCCCTGGCCACCTTGCTGGACCTGAGCAAATGCATCGGCTGCGAGGCCTGCGTGCTGGCCTGCCAGGAGACCAACGGCCACAAATTCCCAGAGCCGCAAAAACCCTTCCCCAAGATGTATCCGGCTCGGGTCAAGGCCGAGGACTGGTCCGAGCGCCGCGACACGACCGACAGGCTCACGCCCTACAACTGGCTGTTCATTCAGCGCGCCACAGTCGAGCACCAGGGACAAAGCCTGGAGATCAATATCCCAAGGCGCTGCATGCACTGCCAGAATGCACCGTGCGCCAACCTGTGTCCCTTCGGAGCCTGCTCCACGCAGGCAAACGGCATCGTGCGCATCGATTCGGGCGTGTGCCTGGGCGGGGCCAAGTGCCGCCAGGTCTGTCCCTGGCACATCCCGCAGCGTCAGACCGGCGTGGGCATGTACCTCAAGCTCATGCCCGGCTTCGCCGGCAACGGCGTCATGTACAAGTGCGACCGCTGCTTTGACCGTGTGGCCCAGGGCGAGCTGCCCGCGTGCATCGAGGCTTGTCCAGCGCAGGTGCAGTCCATAGGCCCGCGCAAGGAGATCGTGCGCCGCGCCCATGAGTTGGCCGAGTCCATGGGCGGCTACATTTACGGCGAGACCGAGAACGGCGGCACCAATACCCTGTACGTCTCTCCCGTGCCTTTCGAGGCCTTGAACGCCGCCCTGCACGCCGAGCATGGCGAGACAAAGCCCAGGGCCATGGCTTCGGGCTTTCCGCATCTGGGGCCGGTGGCCAACTCCATGGCGAATGAGGAAAACCTGGGCTGGGCAGTCCTGGCCGCGCCCGTGGCCGGCCTAGTGGCCGGCGTCGTTGGCCTGGGACGCATTCTGAAACGCGGCGGCAAGGAGAACGACCATGATTAG
- a CDS encoding tetratricopeptide repeat protein, producing MAGMQDSGAQRPDSKIKGIFSTQKVTTIGTGATTRKTIQQTLYYCSELDDGSIEIQPVNKNCIPSGKKSTISKEDLLRRFSPEPEFYVTTVQPRMQEMNAYIEKGDEHRAKSEIYSAEFEYSGAIKLDEENVRANFGIGICYLERGELAKAEDILNRIIKLEAAFGPEHKHLFNEFGIYLRKAGMFDQSIRYYNRALELTEKDDHLYYNVARAYSEKGDTPSAKENLERALKLNPKLDAARKLLDQLEGKAPRSARDTGSDTPKAAGTPIIL from the coding sequence ATGGCCGGCATGCAGGATAGCGGCGCCCAAAGGCCCGACAGCAAGATCAAGGGCATCTTCTCGACCCAGAAAGTCACCACTATCGGTACTGGAGCGACGACCCGCAAGACCATCCAGCAGACACTTTACTACTGCTCCGAGTTGGATGACGGCTCGATCGAGATCCAGCCCGTCAATAAGAACTGCATCCCTTCCGGCAAGAAAAGCACCATTTCCAAGGAAGATCTCCTGCGTCGCTTCTCGCCCGAGCCCGAATTCTACGTGACTACCGTGCAGCCTCGGATGCAGGAGATGAACGCCTACATCGAAAAGGGCGACGAACACAGGGCCAAGAGCGAAATATACAGCGCCGAATTCGAGTACAGCGGGGCCATCAAGCTGGACGAGGAGAACGTGCGCGCCAACTTCGGAATAGGCATCTGCTACCTGGAACGCGGGGAACTTGCCAAGGCCGAGGACATTCTCAACCGCATCATCAAACTTGAGGCGGCATTTGGGCCCGAGCACAAACATTTATTCAACGAGTTCGGCATTTATCTGCGTAAGGCGGGCATGTTCGACCAGTCCATCCGCTACTATAACCGAGCCCTTGAACTGACGGAAAAGGACGACCACCTTTATTACAATGTCGCGCGGGCCTATTCTGAGAAGGGCGATACGCCTAGCGCCAAGGAAAATCTGGAGCGGGCCCTCAAGCTCAACCCCAAGCTTGACGCCGCGAGGAAGCTCCTGGACCAACTCGAGGGCAAGGCCCCCAGGTCCGCCAGGGATACTGGCAGCGATACTCCCAAGGCCGCTGGTACTCCCATCATTCTCTAG